A window of Zingiber officinale cultivar Zhangliang chromosome 5A, Zo_v1.1, whole genome shotgun sequence contains these coding sequences:
- the LOC121981146 gene encoding uncharacterized protein LOC121981146 — MASRLHQLRSKAGQASEFIAKHGGAYYKELLEKNKQYIVQPPTIEACQDLSKKLFYTRLASIPGRCESFWKELDGVKHIWQNRKELKVEDAGIAALFGLELYAWFCVGEIVGRGCTFTGYYV; from the exons ATGGCGTCGAGGCTCCACCAACTTCGGTCGAAGGCTGGTCAGGCTTCGGAGTTCATCGCCAAGCACGGGGGCGCTTACTACAAGGAGCTGCTGGAGAAGAACAAGCAGTACATCGTTCAGCCACCCACGATCGAGGCATGTCAGGATCTGTCGAAAAAGCTGTTCTATACTCGACTTGCAAG CATTCCCGGTCGTTGTGAATCCTTCTGGAAGGAGCTTGATGGGGTGAAACACATATGGCAAAACAGGAAGGAGCTCAAGGTCGAAGATGCTGGCATTGCTGCTCTGTTTGGGCTGGAGTTATATGCATGGTTCTGTGTCGGCGAGATAGTTGGAAGAGGATGTACTTTCACTGGCTACTATGTCTAA